In Marivirga salinae, a single window of DNA contains:
- a CDS encoding cation-translocating P-type ATPase has protein sequence MSAHHFNIKGLNSKEVSLAKKKFGQNKLTYKQENTILDIVKRIAKEPMVILLLVASIIYFISGETGNGLFLVVAILFITSISLYQYSRSKNALDKLKDFSQPYCKVIRNDKIEEIKSEDIVMGDCLMVEEGTSITADGTILHSNDFSVNESILTGESLSVFKDKDKEDKFVYSGTTVASGLAIAKITAIGNETKLGKIGTSLEGISEEKTPLEIQIKNFVKWMAIFGAIVFVLVWVINYWQSQNILSSLLHSLTLAMSILPEEIPVAFTTFMALGAWRLMKSGIVVKQMKTVETLGSATVICTDKTGTLTENKMSLAKLFLLKSNKIVDPNEKLNEEEKELIELAMWASEPIPFDPMEVALHQAYSDSTNNDKRLYFKLIHEYPLGGKPPMMTHVFSDNQNKKIIAAKGAPEALINISNLSESEKKDIHSAIQLLAREGYRVLGVGVSDFSVGEYPEKQQDLPFELKGIIAFYDPPKKNINIVLEDFYSAGIHVKIITGDNAATTASIAKQIGFQNYDKTISGEELMELSEAEMKSCVRETTIFTRMFPEAKLKIINALKSNNQIVAMTGDGVNDGPALKAAHIGIAMGKKGTEIAKQAASLILLEDDLSKMVKAIAMGRKIYANLKKAIQYIISIHIPIILTVFVPLAFGWAYPHIFSPIHIIFLELIMGPTCSIIYENEPMEENTMLQKPKPLSSTFFNWRELSISIIQGLFITAGTLFVYQYSVFNGYNEALVRTMTFTVLITANIFLTLINRSFYFSILKTLKYKNNMVLYIIFITIFLVGLMLYVNPFTSFFEFESLNLKQLLLSVLIGFISVIWFELVKVFKRIKTSDDKKERFLIAKTNKQGLSTL, from the coding sequence ATGTCAGCGCATCATTTCAATATAAAAGGTTTAAATAGTAAAGAAGTAAGTCTTGCTAAGAAGAAATTTGGGCAAAATAAATTAACCTACAAACAAGAAAATACTATTCTAGATATTGTGAAACGCATTGCTAAGGAGCCAATGGTCATATTATTATTGGTTGCTTCCATTATCTATTTTATCAGTGGTGAGACAGGAAACGGTTTGTTTTTAGTGGTTGCCATTCTATTCATCACTTCCATTTCTTTATATCAATATTCCAGAAGCAAAAATGCCTTAGATAAATTAAAAGATTTTTCTCAACCTTATTGCAAAGTTATCCGCAATGATAAAATTGAAGAAATAAAAAGTGAAGATATTGTTATGGGAGACTGTTTGATGGTTGAGGAAGGTACCTCAATTACTGCCGATGGCACTATTCTCCACTCAAATGATTTTTCAGTAAATGAATCTATACTCACAGGAGAATCTCTTTCAGTTTTTAAAGATAAAGATAAAGAAGATAAATTTGTTTACAGTGGAACTACAGTAGCCAGTGGATTAGCAATTGCGAAAATTACTGCAATTGGCAATGAAACCAAATTAGGGAAAATTGGAACAAGTTTAGAAGGTATAAGCGAAGAGAAAACTCCCTTAGAAATACAGATTAAAAATTTTGTGAAATGGATGGCTATTTTCGGTGCCATTGTTTTTGTATTGGTCTGGGTCATTAATTATTGGCAATCGCAAAATATATTGAGTAGTTTACTCCATTCGCTTACTTTGGCAATGAGTATTTTACCAGAAGAAATCCCTGTGGCTTTCACCACATTCATGGCCTTAGGTGCTTGGCGCTTAATGAAATCGGGTATTGTAGTTAAGCAAATGAAAACAGTTGAGACCCTAGGCAGTGCTACTGTTATATGCACAGATAAGACAGGGACGCTGACAGAAAATAAAATGAGTCTGGCTAAATTATTTTTATTAAAGAGCAATAAAATAGTAGATCCTAATGAAAAGTTAAACGAGGAAGAAAAAGAATTAATTGAATTAGCCATGTGGGCAAGTGAGCCTATTCCTTTCGACCCTATGGAGGTGGCATTGCACCAAGCCTATTCGGATTCAACTAATAATGATAAAAGACTCTATTTCAAACTTATTCACGAATATCCATTAGGAGGCAAACCGCCCATGATGACACATGTCTTTTCGGATAATCAAAATAAAAAAATTATAGCAGCTAAAGGGGCGCCCGAGGCGCTGATTAATATTTCTAATCTTTCTGAATCTGAGAAGAAAGACATTCATTCGGCTATTCAACTTTTAGCTAGAGAAGGTTACAGGGTATTAGGGGTAGGAGTATCCGATTTTTCTGTTGGGGAATATCCCGAAAAGCAACAGGATTTACCTTTTGAACTTAAAGGAATAATTGCATTCTATGACCCTCCAAAAAAGAACATTAACATAGTGCTCGAAGATTTTTATTCTGCTGGTATTCATGTGAAAATCATTACTGGAGATAATGCCGCTACTACTGCTTCTATTGCTAAACAAATTGGCTTTCAAAATTATGATAAAACAATTTCGGGAGAAGAGCTGATGGAATTATCAGAAGCAGAAATGAAAAGTTGTGTTAGGGAGACTACCATTTTTACCAGAATGTTTCCTGAAGCCAAATTAAAAATAATCAATGCTTTAAAATCCAATAATCAAATAGTGGCCATGACAGGCGATGGAGTAAATGATGGACCAGCTTTAAAAGCTGCACATATTGGTATTGCTATGGGTAAAAAAGGAACTGAAATAGCAAAGCAAGCAGCATCATTGATTCTATTGGAAGATGATTTGTCTAAAATGGTTAAAGCTATTGCTATGGGGAGAAAGATTTATGCTAATCTTAAAAAAGCAATTCAATACATCATATCCATTCATATCCCCATAATTTTGACTGTTTTTGTCCCATTAGCTTTTGGTTGGGCTTATCCTCATATTTTTTCACCAATTCATATTATATTTTTAGAATTAATAATGGGGCCGACTTGCTCCATCATTTATGAAAATGAACCAATGGAGGAAAATACCATGCTTCAGAAACCTAAGCCGCTTAGCTCAACATTTTTCAATTGGAGAGAACTTTCTATAAGTATTATTCAAGGCTTGTTTATAACTGCAGGAACATTGTTTGTTTACCAATATTCCGTGTTTAATGGATATAATGAAGCACTTGTTCGTACCATGACTTTCACTGTCTTGATCACTGCCAATATTTTTCTAACGCTTATAAATCGCTCTTTTTATTTTTCCATTTTGAAAACCTTGAAGTACAAGAACAATATGGTTTTGTATATTATTTTTATAACAATATTCCTTGTCGGATTGATGCTTTATGTAAATCCATTTACAAGCTTTTTTGAATTCGAAAGCTTGAATCTAAAGCAATTACTACTAAGTGTATTGATTGGTTTTATCTCAGTAATTTGGTTTGAGCTTGTAAAAGTTTTTAAGAGAATAAAAACAAGTGATGATAAGAAAGAACGGTTTTTAATAGCAAAGACTAATAAGCAGGGCTTAAGTACTTTGTAA
- a CDS encoding DUF2231 domain-containing protein, whose protein sequence is MDQTHIHLLINHLPVFGSILGGFVLAHGIWTKSNPTKIAAYNVFIISAIGGVIAFLTGEAAEETAENIQGVAKNMIDQHEDFAVFALVSLIVLGVASILGILMTLKKSNLTRKIAFVILLISLISFGLVARTGYLGGQIRHTELSNDTSILFENSEVEDED, encoded by the coding sequence ATGGATCAAACTCATATTCATCTATTAATAAATCACCTTCCAGTTTTTGGCTCAATTTTAGGTGGATTCGTTCTTGCACACGGAATTTGGACAAAAAGTAACCCTACAAAAATTGCTGCATATAACGTTTTTATAATTTCTGCAATAGGAGGCGTCATTGCTTTTTTAACAGGTGAAGCGGCAGAAGAAACTGCTGAAAATATACAAGGTGTAGCTAAAAATATGATTGATCAACATGAAGATTTTGCTGTTTTTGCATTAGTATCATTAATAGTTCTTGGAGTTGCCTCTATTTTGGGAATATTGATGACACTTAAAAAGTCGAATCTCACTAGAAAAATAGCTTTTGTAATTTTATTGATATCCCTGATTAGTTTCGGATTAGTGGCAAGAACCGGCTATTTGGGTGGACAAATAAGGCACACAGAGTTATCTAATGATACATCAATTCTTTTTGAAAATTCAGAAGTCGAAGATGAAGACTAA
- a CDS encoding cation-translocating P-type ATPase, with product MVRNFQKNKALNPHALSIEETLNLCGCKLDGLSDEDVKELRNLHGWNELPEISAMPWWKILLKQFKSLMFIILLVAALIAFFAGHKTDTYVIIAVVIINAMIGFIQELKAERTIYSLKKMVVHKARVVRNGVTFMIPSRDLVPGDIIVLEEGESIPADGRLIEAKNLQCMEASLTGESIPISKDCEAVPVETVIADRKNMVWKGTFVASGYAKVVVTSIGLNTAIGEISRTLSGIKREKTNFQKKTNVLARQMVIIAILSTISLFLASYFSGDYEMDEIILVSMAALVAAIPEGLPAILAIVLAIGSRRMAKRNAIIRDFTSVETLGAVTTIITDKTGTLTQNTLTVKKIGGLGNSDYHVSGEGWSPVGNFTKNNKIIDPNNDKILSRIIKIAAISNNSEIKHNIQKNQYELMGDPTEGALLCMSRKAGLSLLEEDKNQKLDDLPFNSKHKIRATLLANREIKELLIVGAPEKILQLSTQILTEKGEVKISDHDREALHNKIESWSEDAMRVIGLAYKKVNPNTEKIDEQNLGDLVFAGITGMIDPPRPDTRKAVENCKKAGIRVIMATGDHINTAIAIAKSVSIIDSADNSEILALSEKQLLQMDDLEFDEAIKNVNVFARLTPNVKLKIAERLQAMGELIAMTGDGVNDAPALKRADVGVAMGIMGTDVARDAAQVVLADDNFATIVAAVEEGRIVFTNARQTSFFLVTTNFAEITTLVTLIFLGLPMALTATQILWLNLVTDGICDISLATEKGHNDVLEEKPVNKKEKILNKIVLPLILIMTVIMTSLSLIVYFHYLPEGIEKARTTVFIIMAFTQLFNLYNMRSLKKSIFNIGFFSNKYINIAIFVSILIQIIIIEVPFFERIFAFQPVSALEFIVLVAMASLVIWSGELYKLVKGKLALGR from the coding sequence ATGGTTAGAAATTTTCAAAAAAATAAAGCTTTAAACCCACATGCCTTAAGTATAGAGGAAACCTTGAATTTGTGTGGATGTAAATTGGATGGACTTTCTGATGAGGATGTAAAGGAACTGCGTAACCTTCATGGTTGGAATGAATTGCCAGAGATTAGTGCTATGCCCTGGTGGAAAATACTGCTCAAGCAATTTAAAAGTCTCATGTTTATTATTCTCTTGGTGGCAGCATTAATTGCTTTTTTTGCAGGACATAAGACGGATACCTATGTCATAATAGCAGTAGTTATAATCAATGCTATGATCGGTTTCATTCAGGAATTGAAAGCGGAGAGAACCATATATTCATTAAAAAAGATGGTTGTTCATAAGGCTAGAGTAGTTCGAAATGGAGTTACTTTCATGATTCCTTCACGTGATTTGGTGCCGGGTGATATTATTGTATTGGAGGAGGGGGAGAGTATACCTGCTGATGGTCGTTTGATTGAAGCTAAAAACCTACAATGCATGGAAGCCTCCTTGACGGGTGAGTCTATCCCAATTAGCAAAGACTGCGAAGCTGTTCCAGTAGAGACGGTAATTGCAGATAGAAAGAATATGGTTTGGAAAGGGACTTTTGTAGCATCAGGATATGCAAAAGTTGTGGTGACAAGTATAGGACTAAATACTGCTATTGGGGAAATATCTCGAACCTTAAGTGGTATTAAAAGAGAAAAGACCAATTTCCAGAAAAAGACCAATGTTTTGGCTCGCCAAATGGTGATTATTGCGATCCTGAGTACTATTTCATTATTCCTAGCTAGCTATTTTTCTGGCGATTACGAAATGGATGAAATTATATTGGTTAGCATGGCTGCTTTAGTAGCCGCCATACCAGAAGGATTGCCTGCCATTTTAGCTATTGTTCTGGCGATTGGTTCTAGAAGAATGGCCAAGAGAAATGCAATTATCCGTGATTTCACCAGCGTGGAAACTCTAGGAGCAGTAACAACAATAATAACGGATAAAACGGGCACTCTCACCCAAAATACGTTGACGGTTAAAAAAATTGGTGGGCTTGGCAATTCAGATTATCATGTAAGTGGAGAAGGCTGGTCTCCTGTTGGTAATTTTACGAAAAATAATAAAATCATAGACCCTAATAATGATAAGATTTTATCAAGAATAATTAAAATAGCCGCCATTTCTAATAATTCAGAAATAAAGCACAACATCCAAAAAAATCAATATGAATTGATGGGAGACCCTACCGAAGGGGCACTATTATGTATGTCAAGAAAAGCAGGCTTAAGTTTATTGGAAGAAGATAAGAATCAAAAATTGGATGACTTGCCCTTCAACTCAAAACATAAAATTCGTGCGACCTTACTGGCTAATCGTGAGATTAAAGAATTATTAATCGTAGGTGCCCCAGAAAAAATACTACAACTTTCCACTCAAATTTTAACAGAAAAAGGGGAAGTAAAAATTAGCGATCATGACCGTGAAGCTCTTCACAATAAAATAGAATCTTGGTCGGAAGATGCCATGCGGGTAATTGGTCTTGCTTATAAAAAAGTAAATCCCAATACGGAAAAAATAGATGAGCAAAACTTGGGTGATTTGGTTTTTGCTGGTATAACAGGCATGATAGACCCACCACGACCCGATACCAGGAAAGCAGTTGAAAATTGCAAGAAGGCAGGTATTAGAGTAATTATGGCTACGGGCGACCACATCAATACAGCCATAGCAATAGCCAAATCGGTTTCTATAATAGATTCAGCTGATAATAGTGAAATCTTAGCATTAAGCGAAAAACAGTTGCTACAAATGGATGATCTAGAATTTGATGAAGCTATTAAAAATGTGAATGTATTCGCAAGGTTAACACCTAACGTCAAACTTAAAATAGCAGAAAGACTACAAGCAATGGGCGAGTTAATTGCAATGACTGGAGATGGGGTAAATGATGCCCCAGCTTTAAAAAGAGCGGATGTAGGTGTAGCAATGGGAATAATGGGCACTGATGTAGCCAGAGATGCAGCGCAAGTTGTATTAGCAGATGATAATTTTGCCACTATAGTTGCCGCTGTGGAAGAAGGTCGGATAGTATTTACAAATGCTCGTCAGACCAGTTTCTTTTTAGTGACTACCAATTTTGCTGAAATCACTACGCTTGTCACTTTGATATTTTTGGGATTGCCTATGGCATTAACTGCCACACAGATTCTCTGGCTCAATTTAGTAACAGATGGTATTTGTGATATCTCTTTAGCCACTGAAAAAGGCCATAATGATGTTTTGGAGGAAAAACCAGTAAATAAAAAAGAAAAGATACTCAATAAAATTGTATTGCCATTGATACTGATCATGACCGTTATTATGACATCACTTTCTTTAATTGTTTATTTTCATTACTTGCCCGAAGGGATTGAAAAGGCACGGACTACTGTTTTTATTATCATGGCCTTTACCCAATTATTCAACCTATACAATATGCGCTCTTTGAAAAAGTCTATTTTCAATATTGGCTTTTTTAGTAATAAATATATCAATATTGCCATTTTCGTGTCAATTTTAATACAAATTATTATTATTGAAGTACCGTTTTTTGAAAGGATCTTTGCCTTTCAACCTGTTAGTGCCTTGGAGTTTATAGTCCTAGTAGCCATGGCTTCTTTAGTGATTTGGAGTGGTGAGCTTTATAAATTGGTGAAAGGGAAGTTAGCGTTGGGGAGATAG